A stretch of Actinomycetota bacterium DNA encodes these proteins:
- a CDS encoding zinc ribbon domain-containing protein, protein PKPVADRDTQPFWDAVAEHGLVVQRCDSCEAWIWQPRPICPRCHGNALTWTNVSGAGRVVSWTALHPPVLAVWADKLPLVILLVELHDAPGVRMIGQLVDDAGELLRTNGEPEGITFGAPVALRWRVDEAGQTLPGWTPA, encoded by the coding sequence CCGAAGCCGGTCGCCGACCGCGACACGCAGCCGTTCTGGGACGCCGTCGCCGAGCACGGACTGGTCGTTCAACGCTGCGACTCGTGCGAAGCCTGGATCTGGCAGCCGCGCCCGATCTGCCCGCGGTGTCACGGCAACGCGCTCACCTGGACCAACGTGAGCGGCGCCGGGCGGGTCGTGTCGTGGACCGCGTTGCATCCGCCGGTGCTCGCCGTGTGGGCGGACAAGCTGCCGCTCGTGATCCTGCTCGTCGAGCTCCACGACGCGCCCGGCGTGCGGATGATCGGGCAGCTCGTCGACGACGCCGGCGAGTTGCTGCGCACGAACGGCGAGCCCGAGGGGATCACGTTCGGTGCGCCGGTCGCGCTCCGATGGCGGGTGGACGAGGCGGGCCAGACGCTGCCGGGGTGGACGCCTGCCTGA